The segment ACCCAAAAGGGTTTCTAGTCAAGAAAGACAGCCAGGTAAAGAATTGCTACGGTATAAAAACCATACAAAACTACAAATGAGGATCATAAGCCTACCAAAGTTAAGGAAAGGCCAAATACTTGTGCTAATTGGCCTGTATAACAAAAATACTGGTTCATGCAAATCCCCAACAGTGCCATGTACTGGGAATGCAtgaattttttctttccttcatttcttaagGGGGGAGGGTTTTGTCTATcctcactatcttttttttcataagtttGTTTCTAAGGCAGaatcttgtcttttttcttgaaTGCCATAAACACTACAACCGAATAAACACTGTCTTTGATTTGGAAGAGTCACTCAAATTTAAACACTGGTATCAAGTGGAAAGTGAGAACACATTCTAGGCAGTACGTGTTGACCCTAATATCGGAGATGTGTTTACAACAGCCGATCTAGAGTTGTTATAAAATGGCTACATACCCAAGGTTGACTTGGAATATACAGCTGCACAAAGaacaaagtaaaataatataCTGAAAAATATGACAAAATCTCAATGTGATTTTATGACTAATTCAACAAAAGTAATATGTATAACAAAAGACACTACATAAATTATTAACAGTCCTTACAATATTCCTTTCTTGTCTGCTACCATTTTGGAGTAGCCTTCAACAATTCAAAATGTATGATTCAAATGCAACAGTGACTAGAAATTTTAAAACCAATACAAACTACAGAAATATCACTACATTTATATCACTCTTAGGTGATAATATTTCTTTTGATTTAGGATCCTTTCTGTTTACCCACAAAGATAAACCATTCAttcctgtatataaaaaaaatcacaactatacacacatttaaaaagAGGCCAATTATTTAAAGTAAAAACAATCACAGCAAAGAGATACAGTACTTTTCTTATACTGATGAATCTCAAGGCCAAACTCAAACCTGGGCACCATTCATCCGATTATGCTGCATGACAACTGTAGCCACAGATAGGCAGCACATACAAGAGGTGAGGAGGCCTACGGCAATGTAGACAGACGTGATCAGCCAGAAGGCAAACTGGTACAGGGTGAAGTCACAATAATCATGAGAACCTTCAACATAGTTGGGCTCATAGATtcgatacacccacacacatcctgATGGGAAAGAAAAGGTCTTCATTACTgttgtagataaaaaaaattcaCTGCAATAATGTATCCATACAATCTGGATCATCTTatagaaaaaaatcaattaaaaataatactattCAAAGTAAATGCTGCATCTTTCCTTACAAATATCATTTTGCTATAAGTTCACTTTTCAGGAGAAAGAATGCCCTACAGCATACAGTCATCCATTCATGACATCATTCACTAATGGCTCATTAGTAtctttaataattaattataataatttcttttGGGGACTGTGAGTagttattttctttgaaaataacTACTTTGAAATTCACTATATTAAATGTCACAATGTTATGAATGAATTATCTCATGATGCACTGAAATCCTTGTAATTATAATTTGTTTCATGTTATGTCATTATTTTCCACATCAGGAAAATACACTTTCATTGATAAGTCAGAATATTTATCTTAAACAGAAAAATCTACCGAGATACAGATGTTTAAATATTTCAATGCTCACACCACAGTTGTTTCTCACTTGATGTATATCAAAGATACATATGTTACTCAGCAGCATGAAGTAATAATCAGAAATGATAATCaactgcaggaggaggagaagtggccATAGGCCTAGGGAAACACAGGACACAATGGTGTCTGAGGAGCACCTGGAACTGGTTGTGGCAATTCACAAAGGCTGCCACTCTCCTTTTCTGGTCTTCTTAGACTTTCTTATTGTTTTCCAACTGCTACATTAGGAAATGATGAATCACAAAAAACACTTGACAAACAAATGTAGATGGTATGCAACTCCCCCCacttctattcccttcccttaaTTTATCTCTACTGGCCAAAGGAGCTTAGGCTGTGGTACTACACTGTACTGCAATAGTGGTATTGCCATATTATTCAACACATGCCTGATTCTGAATGCAAATGAGAGTGGGGGGCAGAGACAGGGGACAGAGAACAAAGAACTGATATTgatagagacagaggacagacacAAGACACACTGAGGGGAGAGACaaccaagagaaaagagagaaggggtagtgATGAGGCAGATagtagagagaggagtgagagaggaaagagagaggagagaatggaatgagaagagagagagcagaaagaaagagggaagagagaaagggtgatagtGAGAGATAAGGTAAAACAATCTATGAGATATATTACTAAGCAAGAAAGTCCACTGTTTATTggttatgaataaataatatattcttgACCCTCTGGACAACTGCCTGCTCTATTTTTTGTGAATTGTGATATACATAAGAGCTCAGCCACCAGGCAGTCCAATGTGATGTcactttatttctcctttcttgaattttcaggatttttttccccaaatcatATTAATACTGGTAACATTATCTTTGACATTCTGATTACTATGTCatcaaaatactaatagcaataagaaaacaaatctttccagaaatcaagaaaaagagtacaagtgagataggtagttttagTAGCTAACTTCTTGATGACTAAGAATTTGCAGAGTCTTGTAACCACAGCTAAAGCTAAACCCACAGTGGATATAGTATTACATGTTGGCATCCTAGCACAAAGGGTCAACTATCATGATTTTTTTAATGTCTTAGAAGCAAAATGGTAATTACAAATTCTCACCTAAAATGAACCAGATACACAAGAAGAAATTGATGGCCCCTGTAAACTGCAATCTCCGGTGCCATGGAATTGGTCCATCGTGACTTTCACCTCCGTCGTCTTCTGCCAGTGGACGGCGAAGCCTCCCTTGTAGGTCCAACAAGTTCTTTACAACTCCAAATGTTCCTTTCAAGAGCatgcaaatgtttgtttattagtattgaaatcataatgtttataagcTTACATTCTGAAATACTATATTCAAACTATATTGTATGTATTCCCAATGTCATTTTCATCTTAAATATCAACTGGCCATATTttgtatagctataaatatatctactgaTGTCAATTCAGAATTCTGTGAGTCAATGTAGTTTTTTTCTACTGAAATTCTGAATTCTGACCTAAAACTAACCTCCAATGACAAGATAAATAGGAATCATTTTCTCTGCCGGACATTCATCCATTTTGAGGGATCCAACAATGATCATGAAGATTGGAATCACAATTGTCACACTGATCATCACCGTGCAACCAACTGAAAAAGAACAACATTGCATCACCTTCGCCTTTCATTACACCAGTGTGTTAGGTGCCTTTACATTATCTGACATGACTCACAGGCACGAGTGCAGTGATTCTTTTCATTAACTATTATGTTTCTACATGAAAATATATCAAAGCAGcacaatgcatatgtgtgtgtgtgtgtgtgtgtgtgtgtgtgtgtgtgtgtgtgtgtgtgtgtgtgtgtgtgtgtgtgtgtgtgtgtgtgtgcgtgtgcgtgtgcgtgtgcgtgtgcgtgtgcgtgtgcgtgtgcgtgtgcgtgtgcgtgtgcgtgtgcgtgtgcgtgtgcgtgtgcgtgtgcgtgtgcgtgtgcgtgtgcgtgtgcgtgtgcgtgtgcgtgtgcgtgtgcgtgtgcgtgtgtgtgtgtatacatatacatatatatacatatatatacacaaatatacatatacatatatatacatatacatataaatacatatatacatatatatatatatatatatatatatatatatatgtatacacatatatatgtatatatgtatatatgtatatatatacatatatatacatatatatatacatacatatatacatatatatacatatatatacatatatatacatatatatacatatatatatatacatatatatatacataaatatatatatatatatatatatgcatacatatatattactcataGAGATCCCAAGGAATCATTATATTGCCCAATGATTCCTAAATCCCTaagaatatatcaaatatatattctataacatATTCCAGCTAGTCAGATTCTGCCACCTGGGGTCACATGATTACTGATGACATGGAATGACCCACCATACTATAATAAATATTGTTCATTATGATATTTACACGGTAATTACTTATGGACATATATTGGCTAATTTttaagtattatatatttgtagacataaataatataattattagatACTGACACAGGGACAAGTAATGACATatcatacacaaatatctattacCAATTACGAGGCTATTACTTactgaggcatatatatatatatatatttatatatatatatatatatatatatatatatatatatatatatatatatatgtcatataatgaaaacaaatgcaATTTGTGTTTATAAGGGTGCATATTCAACTAAGTAGATAATACAGTCAAGATGAGAATGTACATCAACTCACAGCTTGCCATCTGCAACAGTGCTTAAGCTTACACATGGCAAGTAGGTTTGCTATCCACAGAGGAGGGGTTGACATGGTTGGATATTGTATTGTATGATTTCTTGCTTTCATTAATGTAAATTGGATGATGTAAGTCCTTATAAGTATGAATATCAGTACAGTTAGCTACTGTATCAGACACATTGCATATGATTTTTTACCTTTCACAGAGTAATTTGTTTCCCTGTAAAACTGTTGAACTTATTAAGATAATTAGCTATTACATGAGGAAAACTACAGaaaatttctttcctttattaatgCAATTTACATGATGTACAGAATTCACCTTAGAGTGAGGGTAGTCCCAAGATATTATTTTAGGTCCCCCAGCAGGATGCTCTGTTATCACAATGTAATAATGGTCTACTAATAACTATGAATCAGGTCTTTTACAAGTGAGTATGGGCAGTGAGGAATCTGGTGTTTAACAGGTAAGTGTGGGAAGTGAGCTGGAAAGAATACAGCTGTAATAAATGGTTATTATTAAAAGCAATAGCAAAACAGATCAATAATAACATGTCTATCTGCTGGTGATGACTTGAGCGGACTTACTTGTTCCCAAAAATAAGATGATCAGGTTCTTGATGAAGTCTACAAGACCATTTGAACTCTTCTGGACTTCTCTGACTCGCCCAAAGAGTGACTCATAAGTGGGTGGAGGGACTGCAAGAGAAATCCACCGTTGGATTATGACATCAAAGTGGATTATGGGGCTGGCAGGAAGAACAGTTATTATCTGTTAAAAGTCTTTATGTGTTTCTCATTCATTATCTGCAAAggagcaaagaagagaaaaaaaaaaaaaaataataagatagacaatgagaatcaaaagaaaggaacaattaaaagaaaaaggacaaagggacagaggaaatagagataaataacaGGAGATTTAAAGATATAACAATAGAAATcaagaaaagcaaaggaaaaaaaataaataaaaggaaaccaCAGTTAAAAGAAAACTAAGCCTATGACAACCTCTTGCTTACCATTAAGGTTGTGACATTCATCATACGAAGGTGGAGGTCCTGGCATGGGTTCCGATGGGCTCATCTCGGGCGGCTGGAAGGAGTAGGCAGGCGGCGGCCCAAGCATGTCCTCTAGGGGTGGGATGCTATCAGTTGTAGTTATCTGGAAAGGTAATCACAGCCTATAAGGTAAATCTTCACACTCTATAAGGTAAATCTTCAGTCTTTTTCACTGACTCCTCTCACCTTTACTATCAAAGGCCACAAAGTACACCCTAATTTACCGTGCGAGGCGATGGTGGTGGGAGGGGTGTGGTGGGCGTCTCTGTctggaaggaggtggtggtgataacATCCCCGGGGGTGGAGGCGGCACTGCTACTACCTTCTAGCTCCTGGAAGGAATGGGTGTGAGGATAAAAAGGCTTTCATGGGAACAGAAAAAATTAGCATTACTAaagtttgatgatggtgatgatggtgatgatggtgatgatggtgatgatggtgatagcgatgatAGTACTAGTGATAGTACTAGTGATAGTACTAGTGATAGTACTAGtgatagtactagtactagtactagtactcgtactcgtactagtactagtactcgtactagtactagtactagtactagtgatAGTACTAGTGATAGTACTAGTGATAGTACTAGtgatagtactagtactagtactagtactagtactagtactaagtactagtactaatgatagtactagtactagtactaagtACTAGTActtagagaataataataatgaaaacaatagaacATATACTCATTATCTAcagcattattattaaaagtGTTTTCCCTGTCAaacattatctaaaaaaaaatagtagataaTTAGCATCAGTGAACAGAAGCACCAAATAAAGAATTTCTTTATAGCAAATCGTCTTGTCAGAAACACCATCCTCCGTGCAGGATTAGCGACTCGATCCTCTGATATGTAGTTGATTTACTAGTActtgtactagtactagtactagtacttgtacttgtacttgtacttgtacttgtacttgtacttgtacttgtacttgtacttgtacttgtacttgtacttgtacttgtacttgtacttgtacttgtacttgtacttgtactagtacttgtacttgtacttgtacttgtacttgtacttgtacttgtacttgtactagtacttgtacttgtacaagtacaagtacaagtacaagtacaagtacaagtacttgtacttgtacttgtactagtgattgtacttgtacttgtaattgtaattgtaattgtaattgtaatagtagttgtagttgtagttgtagttgtagttgtagttgtagttgtaattgtagttgtagttgtagttgtagttgtagttgtagttgtagttgtagttgtaattgtagttgtagttgtaattgtaattgtaattgtaattgtaatagtaatagtaatagtaattgtaattgtaattgtaatagtaatagtaatagtaatagtaatagtaattgtaattgtaattgtaattgtaattgtaattgtaattgtaatagtaatagtaatagtaattgtaattgtaattgtaattgtaattgtgatgatgatgatgatgatgatgataatataacaataataataataataataataataataataataataataataataataataataataataataataataataataataataataacaataataataataataataataatgataatgataatgataatgataatgataatgataatgataatgataatgataatgataatgacaatgataatgataatgataatgataatgataatgataatgataatgataatgataatgataatgataatgataataataataataataataataataataataattataataataacaataataacaatattaataataataacaatattaatattaataacaatattaataataattataatattaacaataatgataataacaatattaataataatgataatattaataataataataataattatgataataataataataataataataataataataataataataataataataataataataataataataataataataataacaataacaataacaataacaataacaataacaataataacaacaataataacaataacaataataacaataataagaataacaataataacaataataagaataacaataataacaataatgataataacatcaataataacaacaataacaacaacaacaacaataataataataataataataataataataataataataataataataataataataataataataataataataatcataataataataataataataatgataataataataacaataataataacaataataatagtaacaccagcaataacaacagtaataacaatagtaataaacaacagcaataaacaatagtaatgataatgataatgatggtgatggtgataatgatggtgacaatgataatgatcatgacaacgataattataatgatagagataatgataaggataaggataatgataatgataccctgAAAGTAAAGGTGTAActatgaaagttataataatgacaaaaataattcttTCACAACTGTGACTATGATTTTTTTGGCTAAAATTAACAAAAAGTTTAAATCAATACAAAAACCAATATTTCAAATAGTAggaataacagaataaaaaaaaaaaaaaaaaaaaataagatctattacacatacattcacatatggaAAATtgatagccaaaaaaaaaaagatatttaagcTAAACAATCTACTACCAGCCAGCCTTTAAACCACTAACATCAGGCACATACATGCCCTGTGCACTGCAATATTGTTAAGGTTTACCCCATTCCTTGCATTTTCTGGGaaaattatatatcaaatatcacaattatcattataaatattatcatcatcatggttatgaagtgataaaaataaaaacttttcatTGTAGAAAttcaagggaaaaaataagaaattcaaATCAGATAGGTCTCGTAATTGAccaagcacatgtggagccatctttgtgtaagcaaatttaataaactaaaattacagcGTACAGGCCATGTGTAATGCCCTCCCAGTATCAATTTGTTAATAATTGCTCAGACCTTATAGATCAGAAAGTCAAAGTCAAGTGGTACACAAATATTACATCATGGACTGTAGAGAGGTTATGAGTGTGTACAAATAATCAGAAGCCAGAAGGATTAATTGCAATGCTATTGATGCACATAATATACATGTCATTCATTCTATAAATGAATGGCAATTAAAGAATACAGAAGCACCGTAGCCATACCATCTATGCAATGAATGCTGCAAAAGGAAGACTGAACTACTTTCATTACCTTTTGAAGTACATTCTCAACAGCTCAGAAATGTGTAATTTTAAGAATGTGAAGTCTATCCTGCTTCATGTATGAAAGTCTTGAAAATTTGGGTTAGGTATGCATACAGTGGATactgaaaaaagaacaaaaaacagtaaaattCCGCAATTTAAAAAAGGGTTATAAaatgttaaaaacaaaaaatgcacaaaaaatacCACAGAAAATATAAAGTAAACTAGAAAACTAGAAAGAACATGGGATATGTATTCACCATAAATGTTTTAACAATACCAGTAAAGTATCAAATTTAACATAACACACATGGCAACTGAGTAGGATACATAGTTTACATATTTTCAAATGTTTCATCATTCCCTACAATATGAatgggtaaaataataataataagtcatccTTAACCTtaattctaacaaaaaaaaatgagacatccAATTGTCTGGGAGCATCATGAGTGGACTAGCTGGCACCATGAGTGATTGGGACCTCAGCTATTCCTACCACAAGGGAGATGCCAACTTATTTGTATGTCATAGCTATGCATCATCCAGCATCTGATTGCCTTATCAATTACTTAATTTACACATTAAAAATGGTAGATCCATCACAACCAAATTTGGATACCCATGTatactattatttcatttttgcaAAACATGATGGAAATATTTACATCTAACACTACAACAAGCCTTGTTTGaagtctccctctttgtctctgccaCATTACTTCCCACTTCAATGTGTCTATCCAATGTCTCTGCCCACATCTCAGGCCACTTTTCTTGCCTTGTCACTGGCCACATCACTTGCCACATAACTGGTTATGTCTCTGGCCACGTTTCTGTCAACGTCTTTGACTGTATCACTGTCTACttctctgtctacttctctgCTTACTtctttgtgctgtgtggtgcagcagaagagacctcgtctagcaatcttgctgatctgTGTTTAAATCCTACGCTGCCAGTGGATCATAAACTCAACCATTCCATGCACACCAggcaatttagaagcaaaataaaacagacagcctgtcacaccaaaaatattcattgaacaaatggaataaaactaaattataattataattataattgtttacTTTTCTACCTATCTCTGCCCATTTACAGCTACAGCTATGTGAACTTCAATGTcgatgcctctgtctctgttttttgtctCCTATTAACACATCTTTGAAGTTTgtgcaataaaaacaaatattaaatccCTTTCAGGTCCTACAAGTCTATCCAAAGTCAATAAAGGAATACAGAGTACACGAAGACTGCTTCTAACACTGCTCCCTCATGACTGACAGAAGCCTGAGTGGTAGCATGTGCTTTTATCTATCCAGGCTCCATTTTGTCAGAACATATTATGAACAATGAATACTAACCACAAAGAGCACTGAGAAAATAGCAGGCCTCTACCCAGTTGCTATTTATGCAAGGAGTAAGGACTACTTATGATGTGTAATTTACAATAAATATCTTCAGTCAATGGTGATCAAATCATAGTAACTATACTGGGTAGCTCTCATGGCTGAGAAGGGcagaaagtaaaaatataaaaatctacaCACAAAATAGCTATATAACATCAATGTCATACATAATCAGACTTATAAGTGATATCCTATAACCCCACCTATAACGCTTCTTAATGCTAACTCCACACCCCATCTGCACCACTTAATTTCCTTCTTACAAGACAGAACTCAAATAAACTAGTGAATACTACTAGAAAAAAACTGCTAATATCTAACCCCATTCATGAGTCAAAACTAGACACAGCATCCAAAAAGACCAACACCATTACTAGGAACTACTCTAATAGCCAACTCTCAAAGTACTTGGAATATATCAGAGACACAGGAAGAATATATGTAACCTGGAAAGCAGTCGGCAGGGCCTCCATATCTTCATTGTTCTGACAAAGGCTACACAATCTACCATATACATTCTGACAAAATAGAGCTTAGACTGGTTCTTTATTTGACAATAAATCATCAGTGAGGTCTTCAAGCTCTATCTTGTTAAAATTTGTGTGTAGAGATTTGTTGGCCTCGTGGATAGGAAtgatatacataaagagataatGATTACACCATTTCCATCCTGGCTCCCTAAAACTATAGTAACTATCAAGAACAGGATTTTAAGACACTTGCACATCCACCAGTAgtccacacaccacacccatacATCAGCCATTTGTACTCATGCACTTAGTTCTCTTTTAACCCACTCTTGATTGCTATCCGTCTGCTGAATCAAGCCACATGTCAGGGATCACTCATGGTCAGCCACTCAAATGAAAAATCATTAGATCAGAGAGCACAGAATGACCTCATTCTGCATGCATTTGGCTGCGGCATACAAATTTTccaaaattaaatacaaaaaactAGAATTTAGCCCCATATTTGAAGGGCTTCAGCTTATGAACTGTCAAGCCAAACACGAGAACATATCTTTATGGTTCACAACTTGTAACTGGCCAACTGCACATGGTGCATATACTTGCCAACCAGCATATGATCTCGGTTCATTATCGCAAGATTAGATGCCAATAGTCATTAAAGGGTTAAAAGCAAAAACACTTTCCAGCCCTAACAATCTATATGAAAGTAGGGACCAGTCCAAGCACTATCTTGCTAGTTTATATGAAGTGGAGGTTTGTAATTCAATGATAATTGCCAGAGCAGTCTAGAAGCTTATTCTTGCTAGCTTATAAGGTACTTGGTGCTGTGTAGGTTTTTGCTGGGGTACTGACAGGCATGTTGGTTAAAGCTATTGCTCAAGATAATGCAACTTCAATTATCACTGCTAACATCAATTCAGATTCCTTCACCAGACTAAAACTTTCATCACTGTATATGCTGGTTGTATTATGACCATCATATTTTCCATACACTTTCCTCACTGATTATTTTGTGTCTCATTCTTATTGGCTGcggttttatatttgtatttatgtttttgtaaatATTCAATTACTACCATCTGCCTTGTCATATCATTTATACgtgtattttgtatttatgttttggtAAGTATCTAATTACTACCATCTACTGTATTTTGTCACTCTTTTAGTATATCTTTTAAACATCTATGATCCCATTAATTTTAACCTTGTTTATACTATAACTTATAAATGTTTAAACTTAAACCTGTAATCTGCAGTGGGCACATCAAGATGACATTCATCAAAGTGCCCGGTCAATATGATGTAACATTGCAAGAAAAACTTTGTGCAATTATCAGACCAAGCAACTTgttcagcatcagcatcagtacCAATAAAACATCAACTGCACTGCATCAATTCTGTTAAACTGGACCCTTACCAAATGGACATCATTACCAGAGATTCATTAGTGATGACAATGTAGTATTATtagtttctccttttcatatttatttcactGATCATCCCAAGAAAAGACCCTTTAAATGCCTTCAAATTCAGCATGTATATAAACCTAACCCTTGGACCTTCTTAACCTTAGCCACCAGGTTACATATGTTTCAAAGTGCTGAAAAAGCTGCAGGTTTCGGGGACAGTCCTCGCCGCGCCTTTCCAAGTGCACTTAATGTGTCC is part of the Penaeus chinensis breed Huanghai No. 1 chromosome 2, ASM1920278v2, whole genome shotgun sequence genome and harbors:
- the LOC125033348 gene encoding uncharacterized protein LOC125033348, producing MRSVDRENLYQQQELEGSSSAASTPGDVITTTSFQTETPTTPLPPPSPRTITTTDSIPPLEDMLGPPPAYSFQPPEMSPSEPMPGPPPSYDECHNLNVPPPTYESLFGRVREVQKSSNGLVDFIKNLIILFLGTIGCTVMISVTIVIPIFMIIVGSLKMDECPAEKMIPIYLVIGGTFGVVKNLLDLQGRLRRPLAEDDGGESHDGPIPWHRRLQFTGAINFFLCIWFILGCVWVYRIYEPNYVEGSHDYCDFTLYQFAFWLITSVYIAVGLLTSCMCCLSVATVVMQHNRMNGAQV